The window TTTAACAGAGTCAGTTTTTGTATATGACAATCCAATTGCTAATTTTAGTGCTACGGAAATCTGTGAAGGTGATATGACCATTTTTACAGATCTCTCTAATATCCCAACAGTTGTAAATGGTGATGCAATCGATACTTGGGAATTTGTATTTGATTTTGATAATACTGATTACACTACCGATCCCGAAGGCACGTTTGATACACAAACCATCACTAGCTTAAATGCAGGCGATTTTACAGCAGGTGAATATGCTTATACTTATCCTGCCGCAGGTACTTATAATGTTGCTTTAAGAGTATCCACCGCTAATGGTTGTGTATCACCAGTGGATACGATGTCAGTTGTGGTTAAAAACAACCCTATATCAAATTTTGAATTTGCTGAAAACGGTATCGATTATACTCAGCCTCTTTGTCCGGGTACTCCCATTGAAATTGTCAACACCTCCCCTGCTGGTCAAACTGATCCTGCAGTTGATCGATATTATGTAGAAATTGTTTCAGAAGATAATGCTAATGATGGAATATTTCCTGCTTTCCCAGCTTCTTTTCCTGCACCAATTAATTCAGCAGTAATTAATCCAAATGTTGGTGATCTACCCAATCCAAATTCGGGATCACCTTACACTTATGATTTATACTTTATAGCCGTTGGAGACAATAATTGTGAAACGAGAGAAGGACCACTTACTGTAACTTTACTACCTGCTCAAGCCGCAGGATTTGATATATTTGAAGGAGATCCTGGCCCATCACCGGGATCAACAGCAGATTCTTATGATAACCTGACTGTATATTGTTCACCTTATGAATTTTATTTTCGTACGGACGCAAACACTCAGACTTTCAACGCTGATCAATATATCTGGACAATTACAGACGGTATAGGTGATACCTTAACTGAAACTACAATAGAGGTAGCCACTGATCCTGAACCTGAAAGATTTAATTTCAACTTTGAAAATGTGTATCCGTCAGTTAGTCAAGAAGTATTCACCATTAATCTTCAGGTGATAACAGACGACTTTTGTGTAACTGACCGAAATGAAACAGTAAGATTATTCCCAAAACCTACAGCTGAATTTAATGTGATAGACTCTTTAATATCATGCGATTCAGTTTCATACACTTACAAGGCAGTACAAGAAAACATAGATTACTTTTGGTCTGTAAATTCAACTGATAATTCAAAATTAAGATCTGCCATACAAGATGATGCAAATGCTGAATTTACTGTAGTTTATGACCGTCCTCTAAATACTGAGCCTGATTTAGATTTTACAGTTGAATTATATACAGAAAATCTAGTTTTATGTCAGAGTGACCTTGAATCTACGACTTCAAGCATTCCAAATGCTGATGTTATTACAGTTGATATTGACTTTACACCAAGTAATTCTCAAGATTGTTTACCCTCTACCTATGATTTACAAAATACCACTACCTCAACTATTCCAGCAGGAACCGAATGGGAATTTGAAATCTACAAGTATAATACAGTAACTACAGATTACGATTTAATAGAAACAATCGAAGGTGTAGATCAAACAGGAAATGAGGACTTTAGTACAGCTATACCTTACGAATTTACTTCCGATGGTCAATATAGAATTGACTTAATTGCAAACTTGCTCAGCAATTGTAGAATTGGATTATCAACTCCAGTTGATATAGAAATATTTGAGTCTCCTACTCCAAATTTCAGGACGAATATTAGTGAGGGCTGTTCCCCATTAACCGTTGATTTAATAGAGAATTCCACCCTGCCTTCAGGGAACAATTTTGATCTAAGCCTAGAAGTCTTCAATCCAGTCAGCGGCTTGATTACACAAACTATTGCTCCTTCAAACGGTCCTGGAGGCCATTTAGATGGAATTACATTAGATCCATTAATAAATACAGCTACAGATCCCTTTATTGATTATGAAATCACATTAACCGCAACAGCCTCAAATGCATTAAATTGTTCAAATGACAGTACCTTTATCGTTAGAGTATATCAAGAACCACAAATAGATTTTGATATTACCTCAAACAATCCAGCTTGTGAAGAGGATTATACTTTTGACTTTGAATTCACTACAAGCGTATTTCCGGCAGGAACACAATTTATTTGGAATTGGAATGATGGGCAAACATTACTAACTGACCAAGATACAGCAGTCAGTCATACCTTTGTGAATAGAGCTGCCTTTTTTGGAACAGATACTTATAATGTAAGCTTAACAGCTGAAACTCCTAATAATTGCTCTGTTACGATTAGTAAAATAGTAACACTAAATCCTAGAGTAGACGCTAGCTTTTTTAAGTTACTTGATCAAGGATGTTCACCCTTGGATGTTAGCTTTACAAGTACCGCACTAGGTACAGGTTTAACAGGAAATCATGTCTATCAAAAAAGAATCAAAGATTCAGGAAATCCTTGGGTTGATTTCACCACTAGCCCGATGCCAAATGGTGCTGTTACAGAAACTTTTACCAATACTACTGCTGGTGATATAATATATGAGGTAAGGTATATTGTTTCTTCTGCAGTTGGCGGTTGTTCCGATACATCAAATATTCAAGAAATTACAATTTTTCCTGAGTTTACAAGTCCAACGATAACAGGCACAAATACAGTTTGTGCATCTGAACAATTAGTACCCTATTCAGTGCCTTTTACTTCAGGATCAACTTATTTATGGGAATTACCTTTAGGTGCATTTATTTCGAATCAAAATGCTAATGGAAATGAAATAGAAGTGAATTTTAGTGTTTTTTCTGGAAACATCAGAGTTACAGAAATAAATGCTAATGGATGTTTTGGTACACCTAGTGAGTTAGCTGTAAATGTTTTGACTGGCCCGAGTGCAACGCTTAGCTTGAACGGACCAAATGTGATTTGTCCTGGTGATGAAACTAGTTTAAGGTTTGATTTAACAGGACCTCCAGGCTCTACAAATTTTGATGTGATTTATAACAATGGACAGGAAAATGATACATTAAAAAACATTCAAAATGGACATATAGAAACCATAAATCCTAACAACTCAACAAATTACTTCTTAGTAGGAGTTGTGGATTTGGCTAACCCTAATTGTAATCCTTCCGGATTATCTGGAAATGCTTTTGTAAATGTAAATACACCTCCATCCGCAAGTATTTCTGGAACTACTACTATATGTGAAGGAAATGACACAAATTTAATCTTCAACTTAACAGGAGTTGGTCCATGGGAAGTGGTGTATACCGATGGTAGCTCAAATTATACATTGAACACTTCTAATCCCGTAACCATTGAAGCAGTAAGTCCAATTCAAGATACTAACTATGAGTTAATATCAGTAACAGATGGAAACAGTCCTATTTGTAGTGGTACGGTAAATGGAATAGCGGAAATAACAGTAAACCAAAAGCCTACAGCTGAAATATTCGGAAATGTAGATAATGTTTGTCAAAATGATTTTACTGAAATTGGGGTTAACTTAACTGGTACAGCTCCATGGACCGTAAGGTATACAGATGGAACTGTGACCTACACTTTATCTAACATTCAACCAGATAGCGGCTACGACCCAGCAACAGATTCTTACACCTATTATTTTGATGTAAATCCACAAAGTGGCACAACTACATACACTTTAACTGAAGTGCTAGATTCCAGTAATCCATTTCGTTGTAGCGGAGATATTTCCGGTACTGCTACTGTTGTTGCCTATGATAGACCTGAGGTTTCCTTATCCGGTGATACAACAATATGCTTTGGTGTAAATACTGCTTTAAACTTTGATTTTGAAGGGGATGGTCCATTTGAAGGAACTTATACTGCTAATGGAGATTCCATTGAGTTCAACAATTTCCAAAATTCCGAATCAATCAATGTCAGCCCTGAAACTAGTACTGTTTATAGAATAGTAGAATTATTCGATAGCAGAGGATGTCCAGGGCAAAATTTAGGAGGTCCTATTAGTATTAATGTTAACCCATTACCAACTTCAGTTATATCGGGTAATGATACGACCTGTTATGGTACAGAAACTAATTTAATATTTGATCAAACTGGTGTTGGACCATGGACCATAACCTATACGGATGGAAACCAAAATTACAGCTTTTCAACCGCCTTCAACAGACATTTTGAACCCGTAAGTCCTACTGCTACCACCACATATTCCTTAGTTTCAGTCACTGATAGTAATAACCCTAATTCTTGTAATGGAACAGTGTCAGGAAGTGCACTTAAATTTGTTTATCCTAGATTGGAAGCAAGTTTTGAAGTTAGCCCGCAGGATATGGTATTGCCTGAGAGCACGATAAATATTACAAATAATACAACAAACAAAAATGAATGGGAGTATTTGTGGGAATTTGGTGATGGAACCACTTCAACAGATGTAGATCCCGTCCCTCATGATTATGGCACTTTTGGAGAATTTACAATTAAAATGACTGCTACGAACGGACTATGTACCTCTAGCTTTCAAACTCTTGTCACAATTGGAGCAATCCCTCCTATTATAGATTTTGATGCTGATCCAAAAGAAGGCTGCTTACCTTTAGTTGTTAAATTTGAGAATCACTCGGAATACGCAGACCCATCTACCTATCAATGGAGTTTTGGAGATGGTCAGAGAGCCTCTGCGGTTATAGACCCGATTCATGTCTATACCAATCCAGGAACCTATACAGTTACCCTTTCTGCTACCAATA is drawn from Marivirga arenosa and contains these coding sequences:
- a CDS encoding PKD domain-containing protein; its protein translation is MACTYKFLRIGLFSLVLIFCGTHEVFSQCGATSGVGGFDPIENKFCGGEKEVWIGKRYSSVDLPPATDVYILVNWGDGTENYYPTILEFGDYYIDNTPPVAPAGAPLFANDRYAYYQYPAGLTNCDFEITVQLVFVDTGENPQTHPSALICPGTDNSASTVYWERDNIAPGNLNIEEAPLLTICEGQDVVINPLENQSIYNCPLSNNNGTRWFQWVYNTDGANPIPDVNISGINIPNEDFNVFPGGYTNPDFGEIVQVDPGINEVAADLDMDPTGTITIDGTNTLVGQTFEITLRAWNVCNPFDDPDIPGTPDFTDATTAENPPEETTLTIEVVPAPNPTPEVEDPSTAGVWLPEDGTATPTASFCANETVNFRNNSATIGDDLIEWDFTYDGITFNTDDTGNNVNTSYDNSFVGSPITVALRITRGNIGVPCVFLETIDLEISDGPIADFTISNTSACETLNTTVTDISTNADGFSWTVDQISGPGAATDAGVISPPLASFPITSSVSGNTVDFEFGNPGEYEITLTATSTVAPTCPSNLTESVFVYDNPIANFSATEICEGDMTIFTDLSNIPTVVNGDAIDTWEFVFDFDNTDYTTDPEGTFDTQTITSLNAGDFTAGEYAYTYPAAGTYNVALRVSTANGCVSPVDTMSVVVKNNPISNFEFAENGIDYTQPLCPGTPIEIVNTSPAGQTDPAVDRYYVEIVSEDNANDGIFPAFPASFPAPINSAVINPNVGDLPNPNSGSPYTYDLYFIAVGDNNCETREGPLTVTLLPAQAAGFDIFEGDPGPSPGSTADSYDNLTVYCSPYEFYFRTDANTQTFNADQYIWTITDGIGDTLTETTIEVATDPEPERFNFNFENVYPSVSQEVFTINLQVITDDFCVTDRNETVRLFPKPTAEFNVIDSLISCDSVSYTYKAVQENIDYFWSVNSTDNSKLRSAIQDDANAEFTVVYDRPLNTEPDLDFTVELYTENLVLCQSDLESTTSSIPNADVITVDIDFTPSNSQDCLPSTYDLQNTTTSTIPAGTEWEFEIYKYNTVTTDYDLIETIEGVDQTGNEDFSTAIPYEFTSDGQYRIDLIANLLSNCRIGLSTPVDIEIFESPTPNFRTNISEGCSPLTVDLIENSTLPSGNNFDLSLEVFNPVSGLITQTIAPSNGPGGHLDGITLDPLINTATDPFIDYEITLTATASNALNCSNDSTFIVRVYQEPQIDFDITSNNPACEEDYTFDFEFTTSVFPAGTQFIWNWNDGQTLLTDQDTAVSHTFVNRAAFFGTDTYNVSLTAETPNNCSVTISKIVTLNPRVDASFFKLLDQGCSPLDVSFTSTALGTGLTGNHVYQKRIKDSGNPWVDFTTSPMPNGAVTETFTNTTAGDIIYEVRYIVSSAVGGCSDTSNIQEITIFPEFTSPTITGTNTVCASEQLVPYSVPFTSGSTYLWELPLGAFISNQNANGNEIEVNFSVFSGNIRVTEINANGCFGTPSELAVNVLTGPSATLSLNGPNVICPGDETSLRFDLTGPPGSTNFDVIYNNGQENDTLKNIQNGHIETINPNNSTNYFLVGVVDLANPNCNPSGLSGNAFVNVNTPPSASISGTTTICEGNDTNLIFNLTGVGPWEVVYTDGSSNYTLNTSNPVTIEAVSPIQDTNYELISVTDGNSPICSGTVNGIAEITVNQKPTAEIFGNVDNVCQNDFTEIGVNLTGTAPWTVRYTDGTVTYTLSNIQPDSGYDPATDSYTYYFDVNPQSGTTTYTLTEVLDSSNPFRCSGDISGTATVVAYDRPEVSLSGDTTICFGVNTALNFDFEGDGPFEGTYTANGDSIEFNNFQNSESINVSPETSTVYRIVELFDSRGCPGQNLGGPISINVNPLPTSVISGNDTTCYGTETNLIFDQTGVGPWTITYTDGNQNYSFSTAFNRHFEPVSPTATTTYSLVSVTDSNNPNSCNGTVSGSALKFVYPRLEASFEVSPQDMVLPESTINITNNTTNKNEWEYLWEFGDGTTSTDVDPVPHDYGTFGEFTIKMTATNGLCTSSFQTLVTIGAIPPIIDFDADPKEGCLPLVVKFENHSEYADPSTYQWSFGDGQRASAVIDPIHVYTNPGTYTVTLSATNITGQRTELIKEEFITVNATPQASFTIPDEYRRVFTTEEVRFVNLSEGADEFIWKFGDGNESFEFEPIHAYADTGFYDITLIAINSETGCSDSIFLTSQVQTILGGESRVPNAFTPSRAGPGTGSDNPLQNDYFLPYVEGVSDFNMKIYNRWGELLFESNDENVGWDGYYQGTLMPQGVYVYRLELVYENGRRETTVGDITLIR